The following nucleotide sequence is from Gordonia jinghuaiqii.
GATGGCCGAGACACTGCCCACGTTCACACCCAGCACCCGTACCGGGTCGCCTTTGTACAGGCTCGCGACCGACGGGAAGTACGCGGTGAACGTGTTGGTCGTCGACTTGGTGAACACCTTCCAGCCCACGACGACGAGTGCGACGGCCAGGACGGCGGCGAGGACGCCGAACAGCACCTTGCGTCCGATGCTCATGGAACTCATGTCAGCGCCCTCTCGTAGGTGCGGGCGTGGGATAGGTCGGCGTGGGCAGCGGGCCGCGAGGCGTGTCGGTGCCGTCGGGCGGCCCCATTTTGTAATAGTCCGGGATCAGCGGGAAGCCCGAGTACATCAGCGACTGCCACAGCTGCGGGTAGCGGCCGCGCAGCGCGTTCAGGAAGATCGCGGTGTAGTCGCCGAAACTGTTGAGGCCCACGAGCGAATCGAAGTTGGGACCGGACGCGACGGCCTCGCCGAGGGTGTTGGCGAACGGGCCGAGGCGGTCGATGGTCTCCTTCAGCTCCTTCTCCTTGTCGGTCAGGATCGTCGCGACGCGGTCGAACTTCTCGAGCACCGGTGTCAGCTGCGCGTTGTTCTCGGCGATGAAGCCGCGAAGTTGCGTCGTGACGTCGCCGATCCCCTTGATCAACTGGTTGAGCGCGTAGCGGCGCATCTCGACCTCGCCGACGAGTGCGTTGGCGTCGATGAGCAGCCTGTTGATCTGCTCGTTGCGGTCGCCGACGATCTTGCTGACCTGATTCGCCTTGGCGAGCAGCGCACGGAGCTCGTTGTCGCGGTCGGCGACGGCTTTGGACAGTCGCGCAACGCCGTTCACCGCACCCTGGACCTGATCGGGCGTCTCGGAGAAGGTGATCGTCAGGGTGTTGAGGGCCTCGTTCAGCTGGTCGGTGTCGGTGCCCGAGATGGTGTCGGTCGCACCTTCGAGCGCGTCCTGCAGCGAGTAGGGAGAGATCGTGTTGCCCACCGGGATCGAGCCGCCGGGCTTGATGCGCTCGCCACCGTGCGGGATGACCGTCAGATTGCGCCGGCCCAGAACGGTCTCGGTCCGGATGGCGGCCTGGGAATCGGTGCCCATCTGAACGGTGTCGTCCATCCGGAAGCCCACCTTGACCTTGGTCCCGGCGTCGGTTCCGGCGAGTTCGACCGACTCCACCGTTCCCACCTGGACACCCGAGACCACCACGATGTCGGCCTTGGTGAGGCCGCCCGCGTCGTCGAAGTAGGCGCTGTAGGTGCTGATCGGCGCGAGGTAGGGCAGCTTGTCCATCTGCATCGCGGTGATCACGACCAGCGCGACGACCACGATGCCGATCACGCCGACCTGTGCCCGGCTTCGCTGGCCGCGCTTACGCTCACGGGCGATGTCGGCCTCGTCGGATTCTGCTCTGCGACTGTTGAACAGGCCGCTGAAAGGAACGCTCATGAGCCGTCACACCTTCCGCCCGCGCGGGTGGTGTCGCCCATCACGTTGTTCGAGGTGTAGATGATCGTCTGTCCGCCTGGTGCGGGGAGCAGGATTCGGAGGCGGCAGAAGTAGATCTGCAGCCACGCGCCGTAGGAACCGAGGTTCGACAAGGTCTTGTAGTCCTCCGGCAGGCGCGAGATGAGGTTCCGGATGAAGGGCTCTGCGTTCAGCAGCTCCTCGGACACCCGCCCGGTGTTGGTCACCATCGACTGCAGGGTGGGACGGGTGGTCCCGAGCAGATCGGCGAGACCGTTGGTCACCCGCGACGTCTGGGTGAGCGCGTTGCCGATCGTGCCCTTCTGCTCGGCGAGCCCGGTCACCAACTGCTGTAACAGATCCACACTGGTGTCGAGTCCTTCGCGGTCGCCGTCGAGCGTGGCCAGGGTCGTGTTGAGGTTGTCGATCACGCTCCCGATGAGCTCATCACGGTCGGCGAGCGAGTCGGTGAACGACGCGGTGTTGGCGAGCAGGGTGTTGAGCGCCCCGCCCTGTCCTTGGAACACCGCGATCAGCGAGCTGGTGAGCGCGTTGGCGTCATCGGCGTTGAGAGTACGGAACAACGGCTTGAAGCCGCCGACGAGCTTGTCGAGATCGAGAGCCGGTTCGGTCTGGGCGACCGGGATCTGGGCGCCGCCGCCGAGGAAGGTCGAGGTGTCGCCCGTCCCCTGCTGGAGCTCGAGATAGCGGTCGCCGGTGAGGTTCTCGTACCGGATCAGTGCACGCACCGACTTGGGGATCGGATACTTCGCGTCGACGGAGAATCCGACGACGGCCTGGTTGTCGCGGTTGAGTTCCACGTCGCCGACGGAGCCCACCTCGACCCCGGCGATCTTCACCTTGCTGCCCGACTTCATCGCCGACGCACTGGTGAACACCGCGGTGTACTCGTGGGACGCGCCGGAGCGGTAGCGGCTGAAGACCACCACCAACGCCACGAACACCAGCACCATCACGACGGTGAAGGCGCCGAGCTTGATCAGGGTCGCGCGGAATGCGCGTGCGCGGTTATCCACGTGGCGGCTCTCCGAACAGGATCTGGAACAGCTTCTGCGAGTTCACCTTCGGCTTGGTCCTGGGCTGGTAGGGCTGCGGCGCGTTTGCACCGACATAGAACGGTGCATGCTCGGTGGTTGCGGGATCACTCAGACCGCCCGCGCACGTCGGCGGGCCTTCGACACCCACCTCGGGCAGGTCGTGGGGATACTCGTAGGGGTCCTTGCCCGGCAGCAGACCGGCGTCGAGCATCAGCATGCCGTTGCGCCCGCCCATGAACGGGGCGGCGACCTCGGAGGCGATGGCACCCGCGGTGAGGAAGCACTTGATTCCGGGTGCGTTGTAACCGAGCAGCGCGGCAATGGGATTGAGATCCGAGAGCGCGCCGATGAGAGTCTTCTTCGACGGCGCGATGACCCCGTCGATGGTGTCGGCCATCCCGGTCGCGTTGATGAGCAGCGCGTCGAGGTTGGAGGTGTTGTCCACCAGCGTGTTCCCGACGACGGTGAAGTTGTCGACCGTGCGCAGCAGATCGGGCATCGAGTCGGCGTAGACGTTGGTGACGGTGGCCCCCTCGCGGAACAGCCGATTGAGCGCCGGCAGATGCGGATTGGTCTTGCCCAGCAGCGTCGTCAGCTGTTCGAGGGCGACGCCGATCTCCTCGCCCTGCCCCGCCAGCGCCGTGTCGATCGCGCCGAGCGTCGCGTTGAGCTTCTCCGGCTGCAGTTGGGCCAGCACCGAGACGAGCTGCTGGAAGACGGTGTTGAGTTCGACGACGACACGGTCCGCGGGGATCTCGGCGCCCGCCTGCAGCGTGCCCTCCGCTTCTCCCGGGACCATGAAGTTGACGGCCTTGGCGCCGAAGATGGTGTTCGACTTGATGTCGGCGACCACGTTGCCCGGGATCTTGGAGATGTCCGAGTCGGCGATGTCGAGGGTGAGGATCGCGTTGCCGTCGCGCTCGGCGATCTCGGCGACCCGGCCCACCTCGACACCGCGCAGCTTCACCTTGGCATCGGGGTTCATCACCAGGCCGGCCCGCGGCGCGACGAGGGTGACCTGCTCGGTGCCCTTGAACGCACCGGCGAACGACGCGCTGGCCCCGATGATCAGGGCGAGGAGAGCCGCGACCATGAACACCGCGGCCCCGCGTCGGGTGGCTCGTGACCGCTCTTGTCTCTTACTCATGACTCATCCCGCCAGGTTGAACTTGCCGTCGGCGCCGTAGATGGCGAGGGAGGTCAAAAGTGTGATCACGACCACAACAACGAGCGATGCCCGCACCGCGTTCCCCACCGCGATGCCGACGCCGACCGGCCCGCCGGAGGCGTTGTATCCGTAGTAGGTGTGGATCAGCATCACCGCGACCGCCATGCAGATGGCCTGGACGAACGACCACAGGATGTCCGAGGGGATCAGGAAGGTGTCGAAGTAGTGGTCGTAGACGCCCGGCGACTGGCCGTAGAGGAACACCGTCGCCGAGCGGCTCGCGAGGAACGACGCCAGCGACGCGAGTGCGTAGAGCGGGATGATCGCGATGAGGCCGGCGATGATGCGGGTGCTGACCAGGTACGGGATCGACGAGATCGCCATCGTCTCGAGTGCGTCGATCTCCTCGGACACCCGCATGGCACCGAGCTGGGCGGTCGCGCCCGCGCCGATCGTCGCGGCGAGCGCGATGCCGGATATGACGGGTACCGCGATGCGCACGTTGATGAACGCGGAGAAGAAGCCGGTGAGCGCCTCGACGCCGATGTTGGCCAGTGAACTGTAGCCCTGCACCGCGATCGTGCCCCCGGTGAACAGGGTCAGGAAGCCGACGACCACGACGGTGCCGCCGATCATGGCGAGCGCACCGGTACCCATGGAGATCTCGGCGATGAGCCGCAGCGTCTCCTTCTTGTACTGCTTGATCGCCCGCGGAATCGACACGATGCTGTCCCAGTAGAACAGCGCCTGGTCGCCGATCTGATCCCAGTCCTCGCCTGCTCTCCGCGCCGCGACGCGAGCGGTGCGGAACCGGGTGGTGAACGGAAGTACCATCGCTCAGCCCGCCGTTGCTTTGAGTCCGACGGCGGTCACGACGACGTTGACGACGAACAGCGCCATGAACGAGTACACGACGGTCTCGTTGACGGCGTCGCCGACACCCTTCGCACCACCCTTGACGTTCAGCCCCTGGTAGCAGCCGACCATGCCGGCGAACAGACCGAACAAGGCTGCCTTGACCATCGAGATCATCAACTCACCGAAGCCGGTGAGGAGAGTCAGGTTGGCCACGAACGCACCGGGATTCACGTCCTGGAGATAGACGGAGAAGATGAAGCCGCCGCCGATGCCGATCGTGCAGACGAGGCTGTTCAGCAGCAGGGCGACGCCGGTCGAGGCCACGATGCGCGGCACCACGAGGCGGTGGATCGGATTGATGCCGAGCACCTTCATCGCGTCGATCTCTTCGCGGATGGTCCGCGCGCCGAGGTCGGC
It contains:
- a CDS encoding MCE family protein, whose translation is MSVPFSGLFNSRRAESDEADIARERKRGQRSRAQVGVIGIVVVALVVITAMQMDKLPYLAPISTYSAYFDDAGGLTKADIVVVSGVQVGTVESVELAGTDAGTKVKVGFRMDDTVQMGTDSQAAIRTETVLGRRNLTVIPHGGERIKPGGSIPVGNTISPYSLQDALEGATDTISGTDTDQLNEALNTLTITFSETPDQVQGAVNGVARLSKAVADRDNELRALLAKANQVSKIVGDRNEQINRLLIDANALVGEVEMRRYALNQLIKGIGDVTTQLRGFIAENNAQLTPVLEKFDRVATILTDKEKELKETIDRLGPFANTLGEAVASGPNFDSLVGLNSFGDYTAIFLNALRGRYPQLWQSLMYSGFPLIPDYYKMGPPDGTDTPRGPLPTPTYPTPAPTRGR
- a CDS encoding MlaE family ABC transporter permease, with translation MVLPFTTRFRTARVAARRAGEDWDQIGDQALFYWDSIVSIPRAIKQYKKETLRLIAEISMGTGALAMIGGTVVVVGFLTLFTGGTIAVQGYSSLANIGVEALTGFFSAFINVRIAVPVISGIALAATIGAGATAQLGAMRVSEEIDALETMAISSIPYLVSTRIIAGLIAIIPLYALASLASFLASRSATVFLYGQSPGVYDHYFDTFLIPSDILWSFVQAICMAVAVMLIHTYYGYNASGGPVGVGIAVGNAVRASLVVVVVITLLTSLAIYGADGKFNLAG
- a CDS encoding MCE family protein produces the protein MDNRARAFRATLIKLGAFTVVMVLVFVALVVVFSRYRSGASHEYTAVFTSASAMKSGSKVKIAGVEVGSVGDVELNRDNQAVVGFSVDAKYPIPKSVRALIRYENLTGDRYLELQQGTGDTSTFLGGGAQIPVAQTEPALDLDKLVGGFKPLFRTLNADDANALTSSLIAVFQGQGGALNTLLANTASFTDSLADRDELIGSVIDNLNTTLATLDGDREGLDTSVDLLQQLVTGLAEQKGTIGNALTQTSRVTNGLADLLGTTRPTLQSMVTNTGRVSEELLNAEPFIRNLISRLPEDYKTLSNLGSYGAWLQIYFCRLRILLPAPGGQTIIYTSNNVMGDTTRAGGRCDGS
- a CDS encoding MCE family protein; amino-acid sequence: MVAALLALIIGASASFAGAFKGTEQVTLVAPRAGLVMNPDAKVKLRGVEVGRVAEIAERDGNAILTLDIADSDISKIPGNVVADIKSNTIFGAKAVNFMVPGEAEGTLQAGAEIPADRVVVELNTVFQQLVSVLAQLQPEKLNATLGAIDTALAGQGEEIGVALEQLTTLLGKTNPHLPALNRLFREGATVTNVYADSMPDLLRTVDNFTVVGNTLVDNTSNLDALLINATGMADTIDGVIAPSKKTLIGALSDLNPIAALLGYNAPGIKCFLTAGAIASEVAAPFMGGRNGMLMLDAGLLPGKDPYEYPHDLPEVGVEGPPTCAGGLSDPATTEHAPFYVGANAPQPYQPRTKPKVNSQKLFQILFGEPPRG
- a CDS encoding MlaE family ABC transporter permease, which encodes MLSKLSTPLSGIGDFVALGVESARELFHRPFQWRETVEQSWAIARVSMVPTLLVAIPFTVLVSFTLNILLREIGAQDLSGAGAALGTITQIGPIVTVLIVAGAGATAICADLGARTIREEIDAMKVLGINPIHRLVVPRIVASTGVALLLNSLVCTIGIGGGFIFSVYLQDVNPGAFVANLTLLTGFGELMISMVKAALFGLFAGMVGCYQGLNVKGGAKGVGDAVNETVVYSFMALFVVNVVVTAVGLKATAG